TGGATGGACGTGCAGGATCCGGCGGTGCTCGCGCAGCTGCAGGCGTTGCCGGCCGAGGGCGCCTGACGGCCCGGCCGTGACGGTGCGGCGCCCGGCCGGTTCGCCACTGGCTAGGGTGAAGGCGTGGGGCAGCGGGAGTCAACGGGGCGGCAACGCTGGGCCTATCTGGGTCCGGAAGGCACGTTCACCGAACAGGCTTCCCGCGCGCTGGCCGAGCGGCTGACCGGCCCGATCGACCTGGCGCCGGCCGGGTCGGTGTCGCTGGCCCTGGACGAGGTCCGGACCGGCCGGGCGGACGCCGCCTGCGTGGCGATGGAGAGCTCGGTCGAGGGCGCCGTCCCGGTCACCCAGGATGAGCTCACCCACGGCGAGCCGCTGCTGATCACCGCCGAGGCCTACGTCCCGGTCACCTTCGACCTGCTGGTCCGGCCGGGCACGGACCGGTCGGCCATCCGGACGGTGGGGGCGCACCCGCACGGGCATGCCCAGATCCGCGGCTGGCTGGCCGCCGAACTCCCGGCCGCCGAGGCCGTGATGACCGCCTCGAACGCGGCGGCCGCGGCTGCCGTGGCCGCCGGTGAGCTGGATGCGGCCGCCGCGGCGCCGGTCGCCGGATCGCGGTATGGCCTGCAGACCCTGGTCGCCGATGTCGGCGAGGTCCGGGACGCGGTGACCCGGTTCGTGCTGTTGCGACGGCCGGACCGGCCACCCGCGCCGACCGGCAACGACCGCACCTCCCTGGTGCTCTCAGTGGGCAACCACCCGGGGTCGCTGCTTACCGTGCTCGGCGAGTTCGCCTCGCGCGGCATCAACCTGACCCGCCTGGAGTCGCGGCCCACCCGGTCCCGGATGGGTGTCTACTACTTTCTCGTCGACGCCGACGGGCATCTGAACGACCCGGCGATGGCCGACGTGGTGGCCGCGCTGATCCGCCGGCAGGCCCTGCTGCGCTGGCTCGGCTCGTACCCTCGGGCGGCCGGCGTCAACGAGGTCACCGCCGACTTCGCCACCCCCGACGCCTACCGGCAGGCCGACGATCAGGTCCGGCGCTGGCAGCGGGGCGGCTGACGTGCGGCTGTTGTTGATCCGGCACGGCCAGACGCCCTCCAACGTGCTCGGCCTGCTGGACACCGCTCCACCCGGGCCTGGCCTGACCGACCTGGGCGTGGCCCAGGCGGCCGCGCTGCCGGCCACCCTGGCCGGCGAGCGGATCGACCTGATCGCCGCGTCCACCCAGCCGCGGGCCCAGCTCACCGCCGCCCCGCTGGCCGCCGAACGTGGGTTGACGGTGCTGGTTCGGGACGGGCTGTGCGAGGTGCCGGCCGGCGAGCTGGAGATGCGCGGCGACGAGCCCGCGGTCCGGACCTACCTGACGACCGTCCGCGAGTGGATGAGCGGCAACCTGGACGTGCCGATGCCGGGCGGGCCGTCCGGGCATCAGGTGCTCTCCCGATTCGACGCCGTCGTGCAGGAGGTCACCGCGGTCGTCGCGGACCGGGTCGGCGACGACGGCACCGTGGCCCTGTTCGCCCACGGGGCGATGCTGCGGACCTGGGCGACCGCCCGCGGCACCGACGCGCAGCAGCGGCAGGACCTGCTCGCCCGGTTCCAGCCGCTGCACAACACCGGGATGATCGTGGTCAACGGCTCGGCCGACGGCTGGCGGATCCAGACCTGGGCCGGGCAGGCGCTGGGCGGGCCCAGGTTGGACGACGCGCCGGCGGACGGCCCGGCCGGTGGTGACCCGACCGGGTCCGGCATCCCCTCGGACTACTCGCCGCGCTGACTATCCTGGGCCTCGTGTCCGGTCCAGCCATCGATCCGCGCGACCTGCGGGTCTCCGACGACGAGCGCGCGCACGTGCTGAGCCTGCTGGAAAAGGCCACCGGCCGCGGCCTGATCGACATCGACGAGTACACCGAGCGCAGCGGGAAGGTGATTGCCGCCCGCACCCGCCGCGACCTGAACGCGGTGCTGGTCGACCTGCCCGGGCTGCAGATCGGCGGCCGCTCGGTCGGCGACGCGGTCGCCGCCACCACGCCCCGGACGCAGCCGAGTCCGGGGTACTCGGGCGCGGTGCCGCACCCGACCGGGGCGCTGGAGCTGCTGGGCTGGGGCTCGCGCACGTTCAAGGGCTACTGGTCGGTGCCGCCGCTGATCGTCATCGGCGGGACCGGGGCGAGCACCCGGCTCGACTTCACCCAGGCCCAGCTGGCCTCGTCCACCGTGACCGTCGAGTTCCGGTCCAACTACGGCGGGGCCGCGGAGTTCATCGTCCCGGTCGGCAGCACCGTCCGGGTCGAGAGCCTGCAGATGCGCGGCGGCCACGTGCACAACAAGGTGGACCCGCGGACCGGCGGTCGCGGCATGACGCTGGTGCTCACCGGGGTCAAGAAGTCCGGCTCGGTCAGCGTCCGGCACCCCAAGGGCAAGCTGCGCGACTGGCTGTCCTGACAGTGAGGATGTAGGGGTGGATCGCCGTCGAGCTTCGGCTTGACTCGTGCCCTGACTGACCGTGGTGTCCTGAACGGGATGTGTCGGCCGGGGTTCGGCGGCGATCTCGGCACCTGCCGGACGGGCGTCGTGACCTTATAGGAGCCTGGCCAGAGGCCCCGTCACTGTCTTGTCCGCCCGCCCGACCGGCGCGTGCCGCCCTTCCCGGTTCAGCGACAGGACGGCAGGTCAACGATGACAGCAGTACAAGCGGAGCGACAAGCAGACTCATCGGCGGTCGAGGTGGTCGGCGGTGTGGACACCCATAAGGACACCCACACCGCGGCAGCGGTGGACACCGCGGGGCGGGTGTTGGGCTCGGCCCAGTTCCCCACCGACGCCGCCGGCTACCGGGCGTTGCTACGGTGGCTGCGCGGGTTCGGGACGCTGCTGCTGGTCGGTGTCGAGGGCACCGGTGTCTACGGGGCCGGCCTGGCCCGATTGCTGGCCGCCCAGGGCGTGGCCATGGTCGAGGTCGACCGGCCCGACCGCAAGGCCCGCCGGTGGCAGGGCAAATCCGATCCCGTCGATGCCGAGGCTGCGGCCCGGGCCGCGTTGGCCCGGGTGCGCACCGGGCTGCCCAAGCAGCGAGACGGTCGTGTCGAGGCGCTGCGGGCATTGCGGGTGGCGCGCCGTTCGGCCGTCGGGCACCGCGCTGACGTGCAGCGACAGATCAAGGCGCTGATCGTCACCGCACCGGAATCGCTGCGCGCCCAGCTGCGGGCGTTGCCCGACCGAGAACTGATCAAGGTCTGCGCCGACCAGCGGCCGGACCGTGCCGGTGCCGGCGATCCGGGCACGGCCACCAAGATCGCGCTGCGCTCTCTTGCTCGGCGCCACCGGGCGCTCAGCGTCGAGATCGCCGATCTCGACGAGCTGCTCGGTCCGCTCGTGGCCCAGATCAACCCCGGGCTGCTCGCACTCAAAGGCATCGGTCCCGACGTGGCCGGGCAGATGCTCGTCACGGCCGGCGAGAATGCCGACCGCCTCACCAACGAGGCCGCCTTCGCGATGCTGTGCGGCGTGGCGCCCTTGCCTGCTTCGTCGGGCAGGACGACCCGGCACCGGCTCAACCGCGGCGGAGACCGAGCCGCCAATAGCGCACTCTGGCGCATCGTCATCACCCGCATGGCCACCGACCAGAGAACCAAGAACTACATCGCCCGACGCACCGCCCAGGGGCTGACCAAGCCCGAGATCATCCGCTGCCTCAAGCGATATGTCGCCCGAGAAGTCTTCCTCGCGCTTACGTCCGCGTCCGCAGAAAAACGACCCGCCAAAGCAGCTTGACAACCATAGGAGCATCCCGGCCGGTGGCCGCCCCCCGGCTCCCCCTCTTGAAGTTGATCATGGCGTTCTCTGCTCGACACGCCGGGGACACGCCGGCGCCGCGACAGAGAACGCCATGATCAACAGCGGGTGGAGGGGCGGCCCGGCGCGCTGGTCAGAGCAGGGGTTCGCGGAGCCGCTTCGGCGCGGCCAGCCGGGCCAGGTGGTAGGCCACGATCGCCACGATCGAACCCAGGGCGATGCCGGAGAGCTCGAAGTCGTTGCCGAACGAGATCGACACGTTGCCGATGCCGATGATGATGGCCGCGGCGATCGGCACCAGGTTGACCGGATTGCCGAAGTCGACCCGGTTCTCGATCCAGATCTTGGCGCCGAGCAGGCCGATCATGCCGTAGAGCACCACCGTGATCCCGCCGAGCACCCCGCCCGGGGTGGCGCTGACGATGGCGCCGAACTTGGGGATCAGCCCGAGCAGGATCGCCACGATCGCGGCCACGTAGTACGCGGCCGTCGAGTACACCCGGGTCGCCGCCATCACCCCGATGTTCTCGGCGTAGGTGGTGGTGGGGGACCCGCCGACGGCCGAGGACAGGGCGGTGCCGAACCCGTCCGCGAACAGTGCCCGGCCCAGGTACGGGTCCAGATCCTGGCCGGTCATCTCGGAGACGGCCCGCACGTGGCCGGTGTTTTCGGCGATCAGGGCGATCACCCCGGGCAGGGCCAGCAGGATGAACTGAAGCTGGAACTCCGGCGCGTGCAGCGTCGGCAGGCCGAACCAGGCGGCGTCCTGCACACCCGACAGGTCGACCCGCATGTGGGTGGTGACCTCGCCGGACCCGGTCGCCGAGGTGATCGGGCCGAGCACCTCGTCCAGCACCCAGGACAGGACGAAGCCAAAGATCAGGGCCAGGAACACGGCGATGCGGGAGAAGAAGCCGCGGAAGGCGACCGCGGCCAGGATGGTGAACGCCATGACGGTCAGCGCCACCCCCGGGTCCTGCGGCCAGTACACGCCGGCGACCACGGGAGCCAGGTTGAAGCCGATCAGCATCACGACCGCACCGCTGACCACCGGCGGCAGCACCCGGCGCACGGCCTGGCCGCCGACCAGATGCACGATGATGCCGACGATCGCCAGCGTCGCGCCGGCGACCAGGATTGCCCCGGTCACGTTCGCCGTGGTCCCGCCGGCCGCGCGGATCGCCACCACCGCGCCGACGAAGCTGGCCGAGGTGCCCAGGTACGAGGGCACCTTCCCGGACACGATGAGCAGGAACAGGATCGTGCAGACCCCGGACATCATGATCGCCAGGTTGGGATCGAGCCCCATGATGATCGGGAAGACGAACGTCGCCCCGAACATCGCGACCACGTGCTGCGCGCCGACCCCGATGGTCTTGGGCCAGCTCAGCCGCTCGTCCGGCTTGACCGGGGTGCCGACCGGCAGCGGCGAATCGATGCCGACCGGAGTCCAACCGAGCGCCATGGGGACCTCCCGACGTAGGTGTTGGTCGGGACGGTAGCGGCCGCCCGGCACCCGCCCGCGCTGGCCCCGCCGAGTGTGCAGAAAGCGCCCTTATCCCGGCGGATAAGGGCGCTTTCTGCACACTCGACGCGGGGATTGCGGGTGACGGGTGCGGGTGCGGGCGCGGGAGGGGCGCGGTTCGGTCAGGCCAGTTCCCGGGCCCACGGCGGGTTGGCCCCGGCCCGGGAGCAGTTGATCGCCGAGACCCGGGAGGCGAAGGTCAACGCGTCGCGCAGGCCGTCGACGGTCAGGGTGTCCAGGCGCCCGCCGAGCTGCCCGGCCTCGGCCAGGTGGTGCAGCAGACCGCCGTGGAACGAGTCACCGGCGCCGACGGTGTCGACCAGGGTGGTCGGGGCGATGGGCACCCGGAGCTGCTCGCCGCGCAGGGAGGCGAACGCGCCGTCGCCGCCGAGGCTGACCACGGCCAGCGGCACCCCGCAGGCGTGCAGGTGCAGCGCCGCCTGCTCCGGCGTCCAGCCGGGCCAGAGCAGATCCAGGTCGTCCTCGGAGAGCCGGACGATGTCGGCCAGCGAGGCCCACCGGTCGATCCACAGCCGGTAGGAGGTCACCGGCACCAGCAACGGGCGCAGGTTGGGGTCGACCGAGACGGTCATCTGCGGTCGGGCCCGGGCCAGCAGGTTCTCGATGACCTGCCCGGACGGCTGCAGGGCCAGGGCCAGGGAACCGGTGTGCACCGCCACCGGCGCGGGATGGGTGGTGAACGGGCCGTCGATCAACCTGGCCAGGGAGGCGTCGGTCCAGGCCCAGTCGGCGGTGCCGTCGGTGTAGAACTCGTAGGACGCCGCCCCGGTCGCGTCCAGCCGGGCGATGGCCAGGGTGGCCGGCTCCGAGGCACTTTCCGACGCGCTCAGGTCGACCAGCGACTCCTCGAGCTTGGCCCGGCACAGCGCGCCGAGCGCGCCACCGCTGATCCGGGCGGCGAACCGGGCCGTCGAGCCCAGCCGGGACAGGGCGACCGCCGTGTTCGCAGGTCCACCGCCGGGGTGCACGGTCAGATGGGCGACGCCCGCAGAAATCCCGTCCGGGGGCAGCACGGCATCGGCGACGACTTCGCCGACCACGGCGATGGTGGGCATGGCACTCCTCGGGGGTCGGCGATCCGGCCGGGGTGAGCGTAGGCCAGATCGGCCGCTCGGGCCCTGTCGACCGCCCGGAACGGGCTCGGCTACTCGCCGGCGTAGGCCCGTTCCAGGATCTCGGCCGTTCGCTGGTAGTGCTCGGTCAAGGCGTGGACGGCCGCCTCGGCGTCCCGGTCGAGCACGGCCTGCAGGATGCGCCGGTGCTCAGCGGGGATGTCCCGGCCGGGTTCCTGCGGCTGGGACCAGCGCCGGTACAACTCGGCGCCGTCGCGCAGCACGTCGGTCATGGCGATCAACCGGGGGCTGCCGCAGCCGGCCAGTACCGCGCGGTGGAAGGCCGCGTGGGCGAGCTCCCACTCGTCGGAGACTCGCTGCGGCCCCTGCGCGGCCACGATCGGCGTGCGGTCCAGGCGATGGTGGGCGGCGACCAGGTCGGCCTCCCAGGCTATGTCGCCGCGCTCGATCGCGTACCGCACGGCCAGGGACTCCAGGTCGATCCGGGTGGCCGTCAGATCACACAAGTCGGGCAGCGACAGGGGCGCCACCCGGAACCCGATCCGCGGCTCGCTCTCGACCAGCCGAGCCTCGACCAGTCGGGTCAGCGCCTCCCGGATGACGCTGACGCTGGCGCCGTAACGCTCGCCGAGCTCGGCGAACTTGAGCTTTCCCCCCGGCCGGTGAACGCCGCCGAGGATGTCCGCCCGCAGTTGGTCGTAGACCTCACCGGTGTTGGCCCGGGTGGGGGTGGCGGCGACGGGGGAGGAGGTCACGCCCCCAGGGTAGCAGATTCGCAGGTCTGTAAAAGATTCGAAAATTGCTTGGCATGACGAACATCGAGGTGTAGAACTGTCCCAGCGGTGCGGCCGGCGCCAAGCCGTCAGGACCTGAGAGAGGACTCAACGATGAGACTTGCCAATCTGGACGACCGGGCCGTTCTCGTGGCCGCCGACGGTTCGGCGATCGACGTGCACCGGGCCAGCGGAGGCCGTTTCGGGCCGGACGTGGCCGGGCTCTACCCGCGGTGGGACGAGTTCCGGGCCTGGGCCGAGCAGGTGCCGGCCGACGGTTCCGGGGCGCCGATCGACCCGGTGCGACTCGGCCCGCCCTGCCGGCACCGCGCCAGATCCTGGCCTTCGGGTTGAACTACGCCGACCATGCCGCCGAGTCCGGATTCGCGGCGCCGCAGGTGCTTCCGCCGTTGTTCCCCAAGTTCGTCTCCAGCCTGACCGGACCGGTCAGCACGGTCGTGCTGCCGGCTGGCGGCGACACCGACTGGGAGATCGAACTGGTCGCAGTCATCGGCCGGGCCACCACCGGACGGGTGGCGCAGGACGCGGCCTGGGACCACGTCGCCGGACTGACCGTCGGCCAGGACATCTCGGACCGGGCCACCCAGTTCAGCACGCCCGCCCCGCAGTTCGGGCTGGGCAAGTCCTTCCCCGGCTTCGCGCCGACCGGCCCGTGGCTGGTCACCCCGGACGCGCTGTCCGACCGCGATTCGTTGGCGCTGCAGTGCACGCTCGACGGGCAGATCGTGCAGGAGGGCAATACCAAAGACCTGCTGTTCGGCGTGGCCCGGCTGATCAGCGACCTGTCCGGCATCATCGCGCTGCACCCCGGGGACCTGATCTTCACCGGAACCCCCGAGGGGGTCGGGCTGGGTCGCACACCCCCGCTGTACATCCGGCCCGGCCAGGAACTGGTCTCCACCCCCGAGGGGATCGGTGAGCTCCGTCAGATCTTCGTTGCCGCCGACGAGCACGGCCATGCGCCGCGCAGCCAGCGCCCGGCCCCGGCGGCGGAGGTGGCGTCGTGAGCCTGCACCGGTTGACCCACATCGAGATCGGCGTGCCGAACGTCGCGCAAACCGCTGACTACTACCAGGAGTTCGGCCTGAGTCGGGGCGCCGACGGCGCGTTCTCGACGACGGACGGCGGCGAGCAGCTGCGGGTCAGCCACGCGGCCGCCCGGCGCCTGGTCGAGCTGGGGGTCGGCGTCGACGACGAGGACGACATCGCCCGCATCGCCGCCGCTTTGGCCCGCGCCGGGTTCGCCGCCGACCGGCCCGATCCCCGGACCCTGGAGGCCACCGATCCGGTCACCCGGATCCGGGCCACGATCACGGTGCAGGACCGGCTGGTCCAGCCGACCCGGTCGGCGACCCCGTACAACGGACCGGGCCGGGTCGACCGGTCGGGGCGGGCGCCCGGCGTCGTGCGGACCGGGCGGGTCACCCCGCGCCGGCTGGGTCACGTCGTCTCCGGCACCACCGATCTGGACGCGACGGTGCGGTTCCTGGTGGACGGCCTCGGGTTCAAGGTCTCCGACCGGATCGGGGACAAGGGCGCCTTCCTGCGGTGCAGCGAAGACCACCACAACTTCCTGGCGCTGCAGTCGCCGGTCACCTATCTGCACCATTCGAGCTGGCAGGTCGACGATGTCGACGACGTCGGCCGGGGTGCGTGCGCGATGCTCGAGGACCATCCCGAGCGGCACGTCTGGGGCCTGGGCCGGCATCACGCCGGCTCGAACTTCTTCTGGTACCTCAAGGACCCGGCCGGCAACTTCTCCGAGTACTTCTCCGACATGGATGTCATCCCCGAGGACGAGATCTGGGAACCCGAGGTCCTGGAGGGCGCCCGGGGGTTGTTCAACTGGGGCCCGCCGCCGCCCCCGTCCTTTCTCAAGCCCGAAGACCTGGGTGCGCTGATGGTCGGCGCCCACAGCAAGTAGCGACCTGCCCGCCTCGATCCACCGAAAGCCGAAGGAGCCTTTCGTGAATATCGTCACCACCGACGTCCTGATCGTCGGGGCCGGCCCGTCCGGCCTGGCCATGGCCGCACTGCTGGCCCGCGAGGGCATCGACGCGATCACCGTGACCAAGTACGGCGGGACGGCGCACTCGCCCCGCGCGCACATCACCAACCAGCGAACCATGGAGGTCTTCCGCGACCTGGGTATGGAGGCCGACATCACCCGGGTCGCGACGGCCAACGACCTGATGGGCAACAACGTGTGGGCGACCAGCTTCGCCGGACCGGAGATCGCCCGCCTGCTCACCTGGGGGTCGGGACCCGAGCGCCGCACCGACTACGACCTGGCCAGCCCCTGCGCCATGGGCAACATCCCGCAGCACGTCATGGAGCCGGTCCAGCTGCAACGAGCCCTCGATCTCGGCGCCGACATCCGTTTCGGGATGGAGGTCGTCGCGATCAGCCAGGACGACGAGGGCGTGACCGCCCAGGTGCGGGCCCGAGAAACCGGTCAGGAATTCCGCATTCACGCCAAGTACGTCGTCGGGGCCGACGGCGGACGGTCGCTGGTGGCCGACCAGCTCGGCTTCGAGATGGACGGCCAGATGGGGCTGGGCGCCGCCGTCAACGTCTGGCTCGAGGCCGACCTCACCAAGTACACGGCCCACCGCCCGGGCACCCTGTATTGGATGAGCCAGCCGGGCAACGACTTCTGGGTCGGCTCCGGGACCTGGATCTGCGTCAAACCGTGGACCGAATGGGTCCTGCTGTCCATGTACAACCCCGACGACGGCGAACCCGACCTGTCCGAGGCCGCCCTGATCCACCGGGCCCAGACCACGATCGGCGACCCCGCCGTCGACATCCGGATCAAGGCGGTGAGCCAGTGGTCGATCAACCACGTGGTGGCCACCCGATTCGGCCGCGGCCGGGCGTTTCTCGTCGGCGACGCGGCCCACCGGCATCCCCCGGCCAACGGGCTGGGCACCAACACCTCCATCCAGGACTCGTTCAACCTGGCCTGGAAACTGGCCCACGTGCTGCGCGGGCAGGCCGGGCCGGCCCTGCTGGACAGCTATCACGACGAGCGGCAGCCGGTCGGCCGGCAGGTCGTCGACCGGGCGATGCGCAGCGTGCAGGACATGCTGCCGATCTCGCAGGCCCTGGGCTTCACCCACGGGCAGAGCGCCGAGGACGGGTGGGCCAGTCTGGACGAGCTGTTCGGCGCCACCGCGGTGGGCGAGCAGCGGCGGCAGCGGCTGCACGCGGCGGTGCAACTGCAGAACTACCAGTTCAACTGCCACGGCGTGGAACTCGACCAGCGATACGCCTCGACCGCGGTGATCGACGACGGCACCGCCTGGCCGGCGCCGACCCGCGATCCGGAGCTGTACCACCACCCGACCACCCACCCCGGGGCCCGGCTGCCGCACGCCCAGCTGGAACTGGACCGGCAGCCCGTCTCGACGCTCGACCTGGTCGGCAAGGGCCGCTTCACCCTGCTGGCCGGCCTGCGCGGGCAGGACTGGGTCGAGGCCGCCCGCAAGGTCGCCGCCGATCTCGGCATCCCCTTGGACGCCAGGATCGTCGGACCCCAGGCCGAGGCGGCTGACGTCCTGGGCCGGTGGGCGCAGCTGCGGGAGATCACCGACGCCGGCGCCCTGCTGGTCCGCCCCGACCACCACATCGCCTGGCGCTCAACGGGATCCTCCGATGCGCCGGCCGCCGACCTGGACACCGCCCTGCGCCGCATCCTCGCCCGCGCCGACATCCCGGCCACCCGCGCCGGCCACGACCCCAGGAGTGCCGCGTGACCGCCCATCATGCCCATCAGCCCCCTCCCGCTCGCCAGAGCGCAACGCCGGTCCCGGTGGACGACACCCCCGCCGCGGCGTCCGCGGACGTCATCGTGGTCGGCGCCGGCGGCGGCGGTTTGCCGACCGCACTGTTCAGCCGGTGGCTCGGCGACGAGGTGATCCTGCTGGAGAAGGCCGACCAGGTGGGTGGGACCGCGCGCAAAGCCGCCTTCTGGTACTGGATCCCGGGCAATGAGGCCATGCGCACGGCCGGGATCGACGACCCGCGGGAGGATTTCCTGCGTTACGTCAGCCGGCTGTCCCGGCCCACCGACTACGACCCGCAGAGCCCGACCCTGGGCCTGGACACCTGGTCGTACCAGCAATTCGAGGCGATCTACGACAGCGCCTCGACCGCTGCCGAGACCCTGCGCGAGCACGGGGCCCTGCCCTACCGGCACGTCGCGCAGTCCTGCGACTACTGGGCCGAACTGCCCGAGAACGCCGCCCCGCGCGGCCGGGTGCTCATCCACGAGCAGGCGTCCCCGTCGATGGCGGACGGTGGGCTGCGCAGTGTCGAATCGATGACGCGAGCCGCGCTGGCCGACGGCATCAGCCTGCGGACCGGGCACCGGGTCCAGCGACTGGTGGTCGACGGGCCCCGGGTAGCCGGCGTCGAGGCCACCGATCACGACGGACGCACCGTGCGGTTCCTGGCCCGCAAGGCGGTGATCTTCGCCACCGGCGGCTTCACCCACGACGCCGAGCTGCGCAAGAACTACCTCTCGCTGCCGCTGTATCCCGGGTGCGGCGCCCGCACCAATGAGGGCGATTTCGTGCGCATCGCCGGCTGGGCCGGGGCCCAGCTGCGCAACATGAACTACGCCTGGATGTGCCCGATCTCGTTGGAGGGCTCCATCGCCGGCGATCCCACCCTGACCGGCGTTTTCTCCCACGGCGGTGATTCGATGATCATGGTCGACGCCGCCGGCCGGCGGGTGGTCAACGAGAAGCTGCAGTACAACGAGCTGGCCCAGGAGTTCTTCCGCTGGGATCCGGTCACCGCCAACTACCCCAACCGGGTGCTCATCTCGATCTGGGACCAGCGGGCCCAGGAGCACAGCGCGAGCGCCGACTACGGCAACCCGATCGTGCCCGCGCCGGCCGATTGCCCGTACGTGATCCGGGCCGACACCCTGGCCGAGCTGGCCGATCGGGTCCGGGAACGGTTGGCGTGCTACAGCTCCCATACCGGGGACTGGAGCTGTCCGCCGACTTCCAGGGCAACCTGACGGCCGCCATCGAACGGTTCAACGGTTTCGCCCGTCGCGGGGTCGACGACGACTTCGCCCGCGGCACCACCGCAGTGCAGCTCCAGTTCAACGGCGCGGTGGGTCCGAACCCCTACCCCAACGCGACGATGCACCCGATCTCGGCCGAGGGGCCCTTCTACGCCGCGCTGCTGACCGGCGGCACTCTGGACACCAAGGGCGGACCCAAGGCCACGCCGGACGGCCGGATCCTGGACGACACCGACACCCCG
This genomic window from Nakamurella multipartita DSM 44233 contains:
- a CDS encoding FAD-dependent oxidoreductase, with protein sequence MDDTPAAASADVIVVGAGGGGLPTALFSRWLGDEVILLEKADQVGGTARKAAFWYWIPGNEAMRTAGIDDPREDFLRYVSRLSRPTDYDPQSPTLGLDTWSYQQFEAIYDSASTAAETLREHGALPYRHVAQSCDYWAELPENAAPRGRVLIHEQASPSMADGGLRSVESMTRAALADGISLRTGHRVQRLVVDGPRVAGVEATDHDGRTVRFLARKAVIFATGGFTHDAELRKNYLSLPLYPGCGARTNEGDFVRIAGWAGAQLRNMNYAWMCPISLEGSIAGDPTLTGVFSHGGDSMIMVDAAGRRVVNEKLQYNELAQEFFRWDPVTANYPNRVLISIWDQRAQEHSASADYGNPIVPAPADCPYVIRADTLAELADRVRERLACYSSHTGDWSCPPTSRAT
- a CDS encoding FAD-binding protein, with the translated sequence MLQLPYRGLELSADFQGNLTAAIERFNGFARRGVDDDFARGTTAVQLQFNGAVGPNPYPNATMHPISAEGPFYAALLTGGTLDTKGGPKATPDGRILDDTDTPIPGLFGVGNCVASASAGSYWAGGATLGPIIALAHRAARAAHQESAHDRRGTAPASA